One stretch of Nocardioides perillae DNA includes these proteins:
- a CDS encoding dihydroorotate dehydrogenase has product MSAGEVRLGALRLPGPVVVAAGCGGTGRELAGFVDLSRLGAFTTRSVTRDPRPGPPGPRLVEAPSGLLHATGLANPGLQHFLAVELPWLVAAGARVVVSVSGADLGEYAELGRRLAHAPGVAAVEVAATSPEEPPGLLSAREPFHAASVVGAVRRDLPVDLPVVAKLRADVPRVAEAARAVVDAGAAAVVVGGALPAALPDGRPAGLGGPAALPVTRRCLAELRERVDLGGVAVLAGAGATTAADVRGLLAAGADAVQVGTALLHDPTAAARLVDDLEETPA; this is encoded by the coding sequence GTGAGCGCCGGCGAGGTGCGCCTGGGGGCGCTGCGGCTGCCCGGCCCGGTCGTGGTGGCGGCCGGCTGCGGCGGCACCGGGCGCGAGCTCGCCGGCTTCGTCGACCTGTCCCGCCTGGGCGCCTTCACCACCCGCTCCGTCACCCGCGACCCCCGCCCCGGCCCGCCCGGCCCCCGCCTGGTCGAGGCGCCCTCCGGGCTCCTGCACGCCACCGGCCTCGCCAACCCCGGGCTGCAGCACTTCCTCGCCGTCGAGCTGCCGTGGCTGGTCGCCGCCGGTGCCCGCGTCGTGGTGTCGGTTAGCGGGGCCGACCTGGGGGAGTACGCCGAGCTGGGGCGCCGCCTCGCCCACGCGCCCGGCGTGGCGGCCGTCGAGGTGGCCGCCACCTCCCCGGAGGAGCCCCCGGGCCTGCTGAGCGCCCGCGAGCCCTTCCACGCCGCGAGCGTGGTCGGCGCGGTGCGCCGCGACCTGCCGGTCGACCTGCCCGTCGTGGCCAAGCTGCGGGCCGACGTGCCCCGGGTGGCCGAGGCGGCCCGCGCGGTCGTCGACGCCGGCGCGGCCGCGGTGGTGGTCGGCGGCGCGCTGCCTGCCGCCCTGCCCGACGGCCGTCCCGCGGGCCTGGGCGGGCCGGCCGCCCTGCCGGTGACCCGGCGCTGCCTGGCCGAGCTGCGCGAGCGCGTCGACCTCGGTGGGGTCGCCGTCCTGGCGGGTGCGGGCGCGACGACCGCGGCGGACGTCCGCGGGCTGCTGGCCGCGGGCGCCGACGCCGTGCAGGTCGGCACCGCTCTGCTGCACGACCCCACGGCGGCCGCCCGGCTCGTCGACGACCTGGAGGAGACCCCCGCATGA
- the rpoZ gene encoding DNA-directed RNA polymerase subunit omega: MSAPNTAAEGVTNPPIDDLLTKTDSKYKLVLYSAKRARQINAYYSQLGEGLLEYVGPLVDTHVQEKPLSIALREINEDLLTCEDVDPAELAAEEAAAQAAASDTGSDFPSE, encoded by the coding sequence GTGTCTGCCCCGAACACCGCCGCTGAGGGCGTGACCAACCCGCCGATCGACGACCTGCTCACCAAGACCGACAGCAAGTACAAGCTGGTCCTCTACAGCGCCAAGCGCGCCCGGCAGATCAACGCCTACTACTCCCAGCTCGGCGAGGGCCTGCTGGAGTACGTCGGCCCGCTGGTCGACACGCACGTGCAGGAGAAGCCCCTCTCGATCGCGCTGCGCGAGATCAACGAGGACCTGTTGACCTGCGAGGACGTCGACCCGGCCGAGCTGGCCGCCGAGGAGGCCGCGGCCCAGGCCGCCGCGTCCGACACCGGCTCGGACTTCCCGAGCGAGTGA
- the pyrF gene encoding orotidine-5'-phosphate decarboxylase, translating to MTAPEPFGARLAAAVGTRGPFCAGIDPHAGLLEAWGLADDVAGLERFALGAAEALAPECAVVKPQSAFFERFGSRGVAVLERVVSTCREAGALVLLDVKRGDIGSTSQAYADAYLDPASPLACDALTVSPYLGLGSLEPFVATAARHGAGVFVLALTSNPEGPEVQHARTTAGAHAGGTVAGAVLAHLRALNAGARPLGSHGAVVGATIDATQEDLDVHGPLLAPGFGAQGGTVDDLRRVFGPAVRHVLPTSSREVLGHGPDPAALREACRRANDALAVLR from the coding sequence ATGACCGCACCCGAGCCCTTCGGCGCCCGCCTCGCCGCCGCCGTCGGCACCCGCGGGCCCTTCTGCGCCGGCATCGACCCGCACGCGGGCCTGCTGGAGGCCTGGGGCCTGGCCGACGACGTGGCCGGCCTGGAGCGGTTCGCACTGGGTGCGGCCGAGGCGCTGGCCCCGGAGTGCGCCGTGGTCAAGCCGCAGTCGGCCTTCTTCGAGCGGTTCGGCAGCCGCGGCGTCGCCGTGCTCGAGCGGGTCGTGTCCACCTGCCGCGAGGCGGGCGCGCTGGTCCTGCTCGACGTCAAGCGCGGCGACATCGGCTCGACCTCGCAGGCCTACGCCGACGCCTACCTCGACCCGGCCTCGCCGCTGGCCTGCGACGCGCTCACCGTGAGCCCCTACCTCGGGCTCGGCTCGCTCGAGCCCTTCGTCGCGACCGCGGCCCGCCACGGCGCGGGCGTCTTCGTGCTCGCGCTCACCTCCAACCCCGAGGGGCCCGAGGTCCAGCACGCCCGCACCACCGCCGGGGCCCACGCGGGCGGCACGGTGGCGGGCGCGGTGCTCGCCCACCTCCGGGCGCTCAACGCCGGTGCCCGGCCCCTCGGGTCGCACGGTGCCGTCGTGGGCGCCACGATCGACGCCACGCAGGAGGACCTCGACGTGCACGGCCCGCTGCTCGCCCCGGGCTTCGGCGCCCAGGGCGGCACCGTCGACGACCTGCGCCGGGTCTTCGGGCCGGCCGTCCGCCACGTGCTGCCCACCTCCTCCCGCGAGGTGCTGGGCCACGGCCCGGACCCCGCCGCGCTGCGCGAGGCGTGCCGGCGCGCCAACGACGCCCTGGCCGTGCTGCGGTGA
- the coaBC gene encoding bifunctional phosphopantothenoylcysteine decarboxylase/phosphopantothenate--cysteine ligase CoaBC, with amino-acid sequence MTHDPHADQAAPAPTGAARPARVVLGVGGGIAAYKSCELLRRFTESGHDVTVVPTASALEFVGAPTWAALSGKPVASDVWTSVHEVPHVRIGQQADLVLVAPATADLLAKAAHGLADDLLTNTLLTARCPVLLVPAMHTEMWEHPATAANVELLRSRGTVVLEPAEGRLTGSDTGKGRLPEPADVFEVATGLLARAGAGTGARRGEDVRDLRGRRVVVSAGGTREPLDPVRFLGNRSSGLQGYALARAAAVRGAEVVLVAANTELADPAGVRVVRVATTGELRAAVLDAARGGGGADAVVMAAAPADFRPASQVATKIKKADDGSAPSLALVQNPDVLAEVAADRPAPGTVVVGFAAETGDAAGSVLDHARAKLARKGCDLLVVNDVSGGAVFGEPDNEAVLLGADGSTTAVARGSKALLAHAVWDRVRAHWDAAAPTGA; translated from the coding sequence GTGACGCACGACCCGCACGCCGACCAGGCCGCGCCTGCCCCGACCGGGGCGGCGCGGCCTGCTCGCGTCGTGCTCGGGGTGGGCGGCGGCATCGCGGCCTACAAGTCCTGCGAGCTGCTGCGCCGCTTCACCGAGTCGGGCCACGACGTGACGGTCGTGCCCACCGCGAGCGCGCTCGAGTTCGTCGGCGCACCGACGTGGGCGGCGCTCTCGGGCAAGCCCGTCGCCAGCGACGTGTGGACCTCCGTGCACGAGGTGCCCCACGTGCGCATCGGGCAGCAGGCCGACCTGGTGCTCGTCGCCCCGGCCACGGCCGACCTGCTCGCCAAGGCCGCCCACGGCCTCGCGGACGACCTGCTGACCAACACCCTGCTCACCGCGCGCTGCCCGGTGCTGCTCGTGCCCGCGATGCACACCGAGATGTGGGAGCACCCCGCCACCGCCGCCAACGTCGAGCTGCTGCGCTCGCGCGGCACCGTCGTGCTCGAGCCCGCCGAGGGCCGGCTGACGGGCTCCGACACCGGCAAGGGCCGCCTGCCCGAGCCCGCCGACGTGTTCGAGGTCGCGACCGGCCTGCTCGCGCGCGCCGGGGCCGGCACGGGTGCGCGCCGCGGCGAGGACGTGCGCGACCTGCGAGGACGCCGGGTCGTCGTCAGTGCCGGCGGCACCCGCGAGCCGCTGGACCCCGTGCGCTTCCTCGGCAACCGGTCCTCCGGACTGCAGGGCTACGCCCTGGCCCGCGCCGCCGCGGTGCGCGGCGCCGAGGTGGTGCTGGTCGCCGCCAACACCGAGCTGGCCGACCCCGCCGGGGTGCGCGTCGTGCGGGTCGCCACGACCGGCGAGCTGCGCGCAGCGGTCCTCGACGCCGCCCGTGGGGGCGGGGGCGCCGACGCGGTCGTCATGGCCGCGGCCCCCGCCGACTTCCGGCCCGCCTCGCAGGTGGCGACCAAGATCAAGAAGGCCGACGACGGCAGCGCCCCCAGCCTCGCGCTCGTGCAGAACCCCGACGTCCTGGCCGAGGTGGCCGCCGACCGTCCGGCCCCCGGCACGGTCGTCGTCGGCTTCGCCGCGGAGACCGGTGATGCGGCGGGCTCCGTGCTCGACCACGCGCGCGCCAAGCTCGCCCGCAAGGGCTGCGACCTCCTCGTGGTCAACGACGTCTCGGGCGGCGCCGTCTTCGGCGAGCCCGACAACGAGGCCGTGCTGCTCGGGGCCGACGGCTCCACCACCGCGGTGGCGCGCGGCAGCAAGGCGCTGCTCGCCCACGCCGTGTGGGACCGCGTCCGCGCGCACTGGGACGCCGCCGCGCCCACCGGCGCCTGA
- the gmk gene encoding guanylate kinase translates to MTDAGPTGGPATGAAAGPTGAAPSRLVVLAGPTAVGKGTVAAQVRAEHPEVWISVSATTRAPRPGEVDGVHYWFVDDAEFDRMVRERELLEWAVVHGAARYGTPRGPVQDALAAGRPALLEIDLQGARQVKASMPEALFVFLKPPSWEELVRRLVGRGTESEAERERRLATARTELAAEEEFDVTVVNREVHAAVEELVALMTPSGPPPLRDPLRGRPEHRPDAPPTD, encoded by the coding sequence GTGACTGACGCCGGCCCGACCGGCGGTCCGGCCACCGGCGCGGCCGCCGGCCCCACCGGTGCTGCTCCGTCGCGGCTCGTCGTGCTGGCAGGTCCGACCGCGGTCGGCAAGGGCACGGTCGCCGCGCAGGTGCGCGCCGAGCACCCCGAGGTGTGGATCTCGGTCTCCGCCACCACGCGGGCGCCCCGCCCCGGCGAGGTCGACGGGGTGCACTACTGGTTCGTCGACGACGCCGAGTTCGACCGGATGGTGCGCGAGCGCGAGCTGCTCGAGTGGGCGGTGGTCCACGGCGCCGCGCGCTACGGCACCCCCCGCGGGCCCGTCCAGGACGCGCTGGCCGCCGGCCGCCCCGCGCTGCTCGAGATCGACCTGCAGGGCGCGCGGCAGGTCAAGGCCTCGATGCCCGAGGCGCTGTTCGTCTTCCTCAAGCCCCCGTCGTGGGAGGAGCTCGTGCGTCGCCTCGTCGGGCGCGGCACCGAGTCCGAGGCCGAGCGGGAGCGGCGGCTGGCCACCGCCCGCACCGAGCTGGCGGCCGAGGAGGAGTTCGACGTCACGGTGGTCAACCGCGAAGTTCACGCCGCGGTCGAGGAGTTGGTAGCCTTGATGACGCCTTCCGGGCCGCCTCCGCTCCGTGACCCGCTCCGTGGTCGTCCCGAGCACCGGCCCGACGCACCACCCACCGACTGA
- the mihF gene encoding integration host factor, actinobacterial type codes for MALPPLTPEQRAAALQKAAASRRERAEVKNRLKNSGASIVDVLREGQTNEVVGKMKVVDLLQALPGLGKVRARQTMERLGIAESRRVRGLGAKQVAALEQEFGGRD; via the coding sequence GTGGCCCTGCCCCCGCTCACGCCCGAACAACGCGCGGCTGCGCTGCAGAAGGCAGCGGCCTCGCGCCGGGAGCGCGCCGAGGTGAAGAACCGGCTCAAGAACTCCGGCGCCTCGATCGTCGACGTGCTGCGCGAGGGGCAGACCAACGAGGTCGTCGGCAAGATGAAGGTCGTCGACCTGCTGCAGGCCCTCCCCGGGCTGGGCAAGGTCCGCGCCCGCCAGACCATGGAGCGCCTCGGCATCGCCGAGAGCCGCCGGGTCCGCGGCCTGGGCGCCAAGCAGGTCGCCGCGCTCGAGCAGGAGTTCGGCGGGCGTGACTGA
- a CDS encoding quinone-dependent dihydroorotate dehydrogenase, with protein MSLYHRLFDTVLVRTDPEQAHHAAFRAIRAGRPVAARAVTHLARAGDPVPVEAMGLRFPSALGLAAGFDKDAVGVDALAALGFGHVEVGTVTGEPQPGNPRPRLFRLPDDRAVVNRMGFNNEGAEVVARRLAARAGHRPPPPTDGRRPVLGVNVGKTKVVPDDEAVADYQKSTGLLAPWADYLVVNVSSPNTPGLRDLQAVERLEPLLSAVRRRADEVTAHRAARVPLLVKIAPDLSDDDVRAVGDLAVALGLDGVVATNTTTTRDGLTSPAARVEAAGAGGLSGAPLRARALEVLRLLRAQVGDDLALVSVGGITTVADAQERLDAGAALVQGWTAFVYEGPLWPARVAAGLRPGG; from the coding sequence GTGAGCCTCTACCACCGCCTCTTCGACACCGTCCTCGTCCGCACCGACCCCGAGCAGGCCCACCACGCGGCCTTCCGGGCGATCCGGGCGGGCCGCCCGGTGGCCGCACGCGCCGTAACGCACCTGGCGCGGGCCGGCGACCCGGTGCCGGTGGAGGCGATGGGGCTGCGCTTCCCCAGCGCGCTGGGCCTCGCGGCGGGCTTCGACAAGGACGCCGTCGGGGTCGACGCGCTGGCCGCGCTCGGCTTCGGACACGTCGAGGTGGGCACCGTCACCGGCGAGCCGCAGCCGGGCAACCCGCGCCCGCGGCTCTTCCGCCTCCCCGACGACCGGGCCGTCGTCAACCGGATGGGCTTCAACAACGAGGGCGCCGAGGTGGTGGCGCGGCGCCTCGCCGCGCGCGCGGGCCACCGGCCTCCGCCGCCGACCGACGGTCGACGCCCGGTCCTGGGGGTCAACGTCGGCAAGACCAAGGTCGTGCCCGACGACGAGGCGGTCGCCGACTACCAGAAGTCGACGGGGCTGCTGGCACCGTGGGCCGACTACCTCGTCGTCAACGTGAGCTCGCCCAACACCCCCGGCCTTCGCGACCTGCAGGCCGTGGAGCGGCTCGAGCCCCTGCTGAGCGCCGTGCGGCGCCGCGCCGACGAGGTCACCGCCCACCGGGCGGCGCGGGTGCCGCTGCTGGTCAAGATCGCGCCGGACCTCTCCGACGACGACGTGCGCGCCGTCGGCGACCTCGCGGTGGCGCTCGGGCTCGACGGGGTGGTCGCCACGAACACCACGACCACCCGCGACGGGCTGACGAGCCCCGCTGCCCGCGTCGAGGCCGCGGGTGCGGGTGGGCTCTCCGGGGCGCCGCTGCGCGCACGGGCGCTCGAGGTCCTCCGCCTGCTGCGCGCGCAGGTCGGCGACGACCTCGCCCTGGTGTCGGTCGGCGGCATCACCACCGTGGCGGACGCCCAGGAGCGCCTCGACGCGGGCGCCGCGCTGGTGCAGGGCTGGACCGCCTTCGTCTACGAGGGGCCGCTGTGGCCCGCCCGGGTCGCGGCCGGGCTGCGCCCGGGGGGCTGA
- a CDS encoding dihydroorotate dehydrogenase electron transfer subunit, which produces MTSAAVPGSRAPGPSVAPVHVEAELLATRRLGAYRLLTFAAAGVAERFRPGAVVALSLGPERLARRSFWVHRVRPVGGHGASVDVVLAPGAPGSGSAWLAAQPVGTRLPLTGPLGRPFALPREPVDCLLVGVEASAAVLFPLAERLRERGCGVHLLLGARDEAHLLSALEARRTARSVTVVTADGSVGRRGDVGGALPERVARLDPDVLYAAGPLPTLHAVAAAAEAHGAWSQTAVEVPSPCATGLCHGCPLPVVGEDGAPREVRACTEGPVVRGDRVRWADLTGDPWAGPAADPAPVRAAGPAGERP; this is translated from the coding sequence GTGACGTCCGCAGCCGTGCCCGGCAGCCGGGCGCCGGGGCCGTCGGTGGCCCCGGTGCACGTCGAGGCCGAGCTGCTCGCGACGCGCCGCCTCGGCGCCTACCGCCTGCTCACCTTCGCGGCGGCCGGCGTGGCCGAGCGGTTCCGCCCCGGCGCGGTCGTCGCCCTGTCCCTGGGACCGGAGCGGCTGGCCCGCCGCTCCTTCTGGGTGCACCGGGTGCGCCCCGTCGGCGGCCACGGCGCGAGCGTCGACGTCGTGCTCGCGCCGGGTGCCCCGGGCAGCGGGTCGGCGTGGCTGGCGGCGCAGCCGGTCGGCACCCGGCTGCCGCTGACGGGCCCGCTGGGGCGGCCCTTCGCGCTGCCGCGCGAGCCGGTCGACTGCCTGCTGGTCGGGGTCGAGGCGTCCGCGGCCGTGCTGTTCCCGCTCGCGGAGCGGCTGCGCGAGCGCGGTTGCGGCGTCCACCTGCTCCTGGGCGCCCGCGACGAGGCGCACCTGCTGAGCGCGCTCGAGGCGCGTCGCACGGCGCGCTCGGTCACCGTCGTCACCGCCGACGGCTCGGTGGGACGCCGCGGCGACGTCGGCGGTGCCCTGCCGGAACGCGTCGCCCGGCTCGACCCCGACGTGCTCTACGCCGCGGGGCCGCTGCCGACCCTGCACGCGGTCGCCGCGGCGGCCGAGGCCCACGGCGCGTGGTCGCAGACGGCCGTCGAGGTGCCCTCGCCGTGCGCCACCGGGCTGTGCCACGGCTGTCCGCTCCCGGTCGTGGGCGAGGACGGCGCCCCGCGCGAGGTGCGCGCCTGCACCGAGGGCCCGGTGGTCCGCGGCGACCGGGTGCGCTGGGCCGACCTGACCGGCGACCCGTGGGCCGGCCCGGCGGCCGACCCGGCGCCAGTCCGGGCAGCCGGCCCGGCGGGGGAGCGGCCGTGA
- the carB gene encoding carbamoyl-phosphate synthase large subunit, translating to MPKRDDIRSVLVIGSGPIVIGQAAEFDYSGTQACRVLKAEGLRVILVNSNPATIMTDPEVADATYVEPITPEFVEKVIAHERPDALLATLGGQTALNCAVALDAAGTLERYGVELIGASIAAIDRGENRQQFKKIVDDLGGESARSVICHSMADCLAGAAELGYPLVVRPSFTMGGAGSGLAYDEDDLHRIAGAGLAASPTTEVLLEESIIGWKEYELEVMRDTADNVVIICSIENLDPMGVHTGDSITVAPAMTLTDREYQKMRDLAIGIIREVGVDTGGCNIQYAVNPADGRLIVIEMNPRVSRSSALASKATGYPIAKIAAKVAIGYTLDEIPNDITVREDGSGTTAAFEPTLDYVVVKVPRFAFEKFPGADPTLTTHMKSVGEAMAIGRSFPEALQKALRSLEAPHAVFDWAREWVELDKDALLAQVRTPHDGRLKKVMDALRAGASAQEVHDATGIDPWFVDQLCLLNEVAAEVTAAPELTPELLRRAKRHGFSDHQVGRIRGMSAETVRGVRHALGIRPVYKTVDTCAAEFAARTPYHYSSYDEESEVAPRERAAVIILGSGPNRIGQGIEFDYSCVHASLALAEAGYETVMVNCNPETVSTDYDTSSRLYFEPLTLEDVLEVVHAEQQAGPVAGVVCQLGGQTPLGLARGLEAAGVPIVGTSPAAIDLAEERGAFGRVLAAAGLNAPQHGTATSWAEAEQIAHAIGYPVLVRPSYVLGGRGMEIVYDDAALEAYLEKYVAAGLISPAAPVLVDRFLDDAVEIDVDALFDGEELFLGGVMEHIEEAGIHSGDSSCALPPITLGAREVGRIREATEAIARGVGVRGLLNIQFAISADILYVLEANPRASRTVPFVSKATAVPLAKAAARLMLGESIADLRRLGLLPETGDGGTLPSDAPIAVKEAVMPFNRFRAPDGQQVDTVLGPEMKSTGEVMGFDADFGSAFAKAQAAAFGPLPTEGKVFVSVSNRDKRSVVFPVKVLADHGFEILATQGTAEVLRRNGVACTVVRKHHEGTGTGDDRTTVQLILDGEVQLIVNTPYGGSDAAGSGERGQVRLDGYEIRTAAVRANVPCITTVQGLGAAVQGIEAMRRGTIGIRSLQDWAAVVRP from the coding sequence ATGCCCAAGCGCGACGACATCCGCAGCGTCCTGGTGATCGGCTCCGGGCCGATCGTCATCGGCCAGGCCGCCGAGTTCGACTACTCCGGCACCCAGGCCTGCCGCGTGCTCAAGGCCGAGGGCCTGCGCGTCATCCTGGTCAACTCCAACCCCGCGACGATCATGACCGACCCGGAGGTGGCCGACGCGACGTACGTCGAGCCGATCACGCCGGAGTTCGTCGAGAAGGTCATCGCCCACGAGCGCCCCGACGCGCTGCTGGCGACGCTCGGCGGCCAGACGGCCCTCAACTGCGCGGTGGCGCTCGACGCCGCCGGCACGCTGGAGCGGTACGGCGTCGAGCTGATCGGTGCCTCGATCGCGGCCATCGACCGCGGCGAGAACCGCCAGCAGTTCAAGAAGATCGTCGACGACCTCGGCGGCGAGTCCGCCCGGAGCGTCATCTGCCACTCGATGGCCGACTGCCTGGCCGGCGCCGCCGAGCTCGGCTACCCGCTCGTCGTGCGCCCCTCCTTCACGATGGGCGGTGCGGGCTCGGGCCTGGCCTACGACGAGGACGACCTGCACCGCATCGCCGGCGCCGGGCTCGCCGCCAGCCCCACCACCGAGGTGCTCCTCGAGGAGTCGATCATCGGCTGGAAGGAGTACGAGCTCGAGGTCATGCGCGACACCGCGGACAACGTGGTGATCATCTGCTCGATCGAGAACCTCGACCCGATGGGCGTGCACACCGGCGACTCGATCACGGTCGCCCCGGCGATGACGCTCACCGACCGCGAGTACCAGAAGATGCGCGACCTCGCGATCGGCATCATCCGCGAGGTGGGCGTCGACACCGGCGGCTGCAACATCCAGTACGCCGTGAACCCGGCCGACGGGCGCCTCATCGTCATCGAGATGAACCCGCGCGTCTCGCGCTCGAGCGCCCTGGCCTCGAAGGCGACCGGCTACCCGATCGCGAAGATCGCGGCGAAGGTGGCCATCGGCTACACGCTCGACGAGATCCCCAACGACATCACGGTGCGCGAGGACGGCTCGGGCACCACCGCCGCCTTCGAGCCCACCTTGGACTACGTCGTGGTGAAGGTGCCGCGCTTCGCCTTCGAGAAGTTCCCGGGCGCCGACCCGACGCTGACCACCCACATGAAGTCGGTGGGCGAGGCGATGGCGATCGGCCGCAGCTTCCCCGAGGCGCTGCAGAAGGCGCTGCGCTCGCTCGAGGCGCCGCACGCCGTCTTCGACTGGGCGCGCGAGTGGGTGGAGCTCGACAAGGACGCGCTGCTCGCCCAGGTGCGCACGCCCCACGACGGTCGGCTCAAGAAGGTCATGGACGCCCTGCGCGCGGGCGCGAGCGCCCAGGAGGTCCACGACGCCACCGGCATCGACCCGTGGTTCGTCGACCAGCTCTGCCTGCTCAACGAGGTCGCCGCCGAGGTGACCGCCGCCCCCGAGCTGACGCCCGAGCTGCTGCGCCGCGCCAAGCGGCACGGCTTCTCCGACCACCAGGTCGGCCGCATCCGCGGGATGAGCGCCGAGACGGTGCGCGGGGTGCGCCACGCGCTCGGCATCCGCCCGGTCTACAAGACCGTCGACACCTGCGCGGCGGAGTTCGCCGCCCGCACGCCCTACCACTACTCCTCCTACGACGAGGAGAGCGAGGTGGCGCCGCGCGAGCGGGCGGCGGTGATCATCCTCGGGTCGGGGCCCAACCGCATCGGCCAGGGCATCGAGTTCGACTACTCCTGCGTCCACGCCTCCCTGGCGCTGGCCGAGGCCGGCTACGAGACGGTCATGGTCAACTGCAACCCCGAGACGGTCTCGACCGACTACGACACCTCCTCCCGGCTCTACTTCGAGCCGCTCACGCTCGAGGACGTGCTCGAGGTGGTCCACGCCGAGCAGCAGGCCGGGCCGGTCGCCGGCGTGGTCTGCCAGCTCGGCGGCCAGACGCCGCTCGGCCTCGCGCGCGGCCTCGAGGCCGCCGGCGTGCCGATCGTCGGCACCTCGCCCGCCGCGATCGACCTGGCCGAGGAGCGCGGCGCCTTCGGCCGCGTCCTCGCCGCGGCCGGCCTCAACGCCCCGCAGCACGGCACGGCCACCTCGTGGGCCGAGGCCGAGCAGATCGCCCACGCCATCGGCTACCCCGTGCTCGTGCGGCCCTCCTACGTGCTCGGCGGGCGGGGCATGGAGATCGTCTACGACGACGCCGCGCTCGAGGCCTACCTCGAGAAGTACGTCGCCGCCGGCCTCATCAGCCCGGCGGCCCCCGTGCTGGTCGACCGGTTCCTCGACGACGCGGTCGAGATCGACGTCGACGCGCTCTTCGACGGCGAGGAGCTCTTCCTCGGCGGCGTCATGGAGCACATCGAGGAGGCCGGCATCCACTCCGGCGACTCCTCCTGCGCGCTGCCGCCGATCACGCTCGGAGCGCGGGAGGTCGGCCGCATCCGCGAGGCCACCGAGGCCATCGCCCGCGGCGTCGGGGTGCGCGGCCTGCTCAACATCCAGTTCGCGATCAGCGCCGACATCCTCTACGTGCTCGAGGCCAACCCGCGGGCCAGCCGCACGGTCCCCTTCGTCTCGAAGGCCACCGCGGTGCCGCTGGCCAAGGCGGCCGCGCGGCTGATGCTCGGCGAGAGCATCGCCGACCTGCGCCGGCTGGGGCTCCTGCCCGAGACCGGGGACGGCGGCACCCTGCCCTCCGACGCCCCGATCGCGGTCAAGGAGGCGGTCATGCCGTTCAACCGCTTCCGCGCGCCCGACGGCCAGCAGGTCGACACCGTGCTGGGCCCGGAGATGAAGTCGACCGGCGAGGTGATGGGCTTCGACGCCGACTTCGGCTCCGCCTTCGCCAAGGCCCAGGCGGCCGCGTTCGGCCCGCTGCCGACCGAGGGCAAGGTCTTCGTCAGCGTCTCCAACCGCGACAAGCGCTCGGTGGTCTTCCCGGTCAAGGTGCTCGCCGACCACGGCTTCGAGATCCTCGCCACCCAGGGCACCGCCGAGGTGCTGCGGCGCAACGGCGTGGCCTGCACCGTCGTGCGCAAGCACCACGAGGGCACCGGCACCGGCGACGACCGCACCACGGTGCAGCTGATCCTCGACGGCGAGGTGCAGCTGATCGTCAACACGCCGTACGGCGGGTCCGACGCCGCGGGCAGCGGCGAGCGCGGGCAGGTCCGCCTCGACGGCTACGAGATCCGCACCGCGGCGGTGCGCGCCAACGTCCCCTGCATCACCACCGTGCAGGGCCTCGGCGCGGCGGTCCAGGGGATCGAGGCGATGCGGCGCGGCACCATCGGCATCCGCAGCCTGCAGGACTGGGCAGCGGTCGTGCGCCCGTGA